TATAAGTGGTTGTGTTAACGTACATTCTTCACTGCAGCATTGCACGTTGGGTCACTGCAGTCTTTGTTGGCACAGGGTCCTTGCACAGCTTTATAATATTGGCCGGAAGTATTGACAGTTTTATTGTGTGTAAAGCAATAATGCTGGTCAATTGGGTCTTTAGAGCAAACTGTATCAAAACAACATTGTGTGAGatacctgtatatataattataagtatagaTGTATAGACTTACAAACGTCTGCAAGGGACATCACTCCACACTTGTCTTTCATGTAGTCGTTGGCTTCTTTTGCACAAGCACTGGCACACAGAGATCCAATGTAGCTGTCATTGACCTTGAATGGGAGGATTACATTTGTGTCTATAAAACATACAGTACCTGTACCTTTTGATTTTGGAAAACTTCCATTATTTTGTTGGAGCAAGCTTCATCTTTGGCTTTAAATTCAAACCATGCTCCTTGAAGACACTTTGGAAGGTCTTGTGGCCTTGCTGGTTTTCCAACAGCTGTAGCCACACAGAAAAGTAGAGCTAATCCAACAATGGTCTTCATCTTCCTGTCAGCAATGCTTGGCTATGAGTTATAAGTGTGGCTGCTGCTGGCTTTATAAGCACACAGGACAGTGGGAGACATACCTTTCAAGTTTGTAAACATATGTACACTCTGTTTTGATTTTATGTTTATTACACTGAAAGTCTTTTTTTAAGGGTTTAGCTTTAAAGTCATCTAGACCAAGCAACCTCTAACCCTAACCACATACCCAAACATAAAGCCTTTTAACTTGCATCTCTTTTCCTGGTACAGACCACATACTGGTACAGACCACATACCCCAAGGTACACCAGCAAGCCAAACATGAACACAACATATCACTCCCATGCATTATTAAAATGTGTGTCCCCtatgtataggatagactacacctaagagtagaatatgcgtctatgtaacctccgcggttgcggttagcccgaggcgtaaagccgagggaatctaaccgtaaccaaggcgGTTACTAAGACAcatattctacgagtgggtgtggtctatctaacttggacttcattgcgcatgcgcgaggcgtggttataaaaagccaggtttggtgcgtagcaacagaaattgaatttgtgcgagctggacgagctggagctgtgagagacaccagttgacagaaaaagacaagaagacggcttcaaaacaacgaaaaactacagtaaaacttagtaaagcttgtgaaacgcttcctgaagatactggaaagaacagacacGTAAAAAGAACATagaactatgctagaactgactctgcaacactacaagaagaagaatgaagcactgtggtggagtggagggggtatagagcagactggaccggcatggaacctcaatagaaagtgtcaagcgactactaaagtgtttttgatgcttcctggcccccctgcccatgcccaattggaaaaagcaatacaaagcaacagtggacatggaaagaatggatattgactgaaaaaactattgcattctgtgttgtttataatgtttttgtcatcttcttgtcactttcactaaaaatttcattccaacttttgagaacttcctgcaaattatttgtcacttcctgtagaatatacgtccatttcctgtagaatatgtgtccacttcctgtagaatatgcgcccatttcctgtagaataactACCTTCCTGTAGATTATGCTTTcatgtaatctactgtttttagccaatcagatcaattacagatgatgtaatgtagtctaaagCTATTTATAGTTTTGTGGGTTCAataatacattattatagacagtataattatacgcatgtCCTGagttctatatatatatacatacagtgtgGTAGCTACTAGTTCTGTAGGAGAATTTTTGTGATGTCCACACGTTCAGTTTTGGCACACTCTATCGGATACGTACGGTTACCAGGTAGTTGGATAGAGATCTAAGTAACCATAGTAATCTAAGTATAAATCTTAGCACAGCAAgttatctgtgtgtatgtgaggtgttaTATAAAAGCTTTTGGTTGTATACTCGCATTGCAATCGTTGAGTAGTCACAGCTagaatgcacacacacgcatgcacccacacacaccgcacacacacacacacacaca
This genomic stretch from Halichondria panicea chromosome 16, odHalPani1.1, whole genome shotgun sequence harbors:
- the LOC135349498 gene encoding uncharacterized protein LOC135349498 isoform X2, encoding MKTIVGLALLFCVATAVGKPARPQDLPKCLQGAWFEFKAKDEACSNKIMEVFQNQKVNDSYIGSLCASACAKEANDYMKDKCGVMSLADVFCSKDPIDQHYCFTHNKTVNTSGQYYKAVQGPCANKDCSDPTCNAAVKNISCCAKELNEYTTDFGHTTFQLPGICVLPGECAKTEHQHMTKILLQN